From a region of the Thermoanaerobaculia bacterium genome:
- a CDS encoding S4 domain-containing protein, with amino-acid sequence MRLDTWLNIACLFKTRSQAARAIDLGRVRVRGERVKPHRTVQIGDRLEIDRGEAVQHVVIREVTEGNVSRKDARRLYEDVTPEPTQEELEIRRVDRMMRLRYEGKGRPSRKDLERLRKIKGTT; translated from the coding sequence TTGCCTGTCTCTTCAAGACTCGATCCCAGGCCGCCCGGGCCATCGATCTGGGACGGGTCAGGGTCAGGGGAGAAAGGGTCAAACCCCACCGAACGGTACAAATCGGAGATCGTCTGGAAATTGACCGCGGAGAGGCCGTCCAGCACGTTGTGATCCGCGAAGTTACGGAAGGTAATGTATCCCGAAAGGATGCCCGCAGGCTCTATGAAGACGTTACACCGGAGCCGACTCAGGAGGAGCTTGAAATTCGACGCGTGGATCGGATGATGCGCCTCCGGTACGAAGGGAAGGGGAGGCCTTCACGAAAAGATCTGGAACGCCTGCGGAAGATAAAGGGAACGACCTGA
- a CDS encoding phosphotransferase, with translation MEPAPADILTLPQWEELQTRLGESILQMETIAPDVSIRRFFRIYLSSITRVLMVYPSDTERAILDRDFTMMTSFALAGLSPSVLFRGPSWFLMEDGGTMDLAAYMAESGEKGHSLLIRSAGLIPSIQALPGEISTINPPFDSTLFQQELTMTLRWYIRQFLGNTASSEVETFFTDLAETVARFPRRFLHRDFHANNILVSPAQTALVVDVQDARLGPRGYDLVSLLHERAALSFPEKSRWDWIREITEQCNLGTWDSALEEEFHLTLLQRNLKALGTFARQVISGRMAYKNFLEGSQTVLKSLLNRLHLSAFRSRLLP, from the coding sequence ATGGAACCGGCCCCTGCGGATATTCTGACACTCCCTCAATGGGAGGAACTTCAAACCCGCCTCGGAGAATCGATACTCCAGATGGAAACGATTGCTCCCGACGTTTCAATCCGCAGGTTCTTCCGAATCTATCTATCCTCCATCACACGTGTTCTGATGGTCTATCCCTCCGATACGGAACGCGCGATCCTGGATCGGGACTTTACCATGATGACCTCCTTTGCCCTGGCCGGGCTCTCTCCTTCCGTCCTTTTTCGGGGACCATCATGGTTCCTTATGGAAGACGGCGGGACCATGGACCTTGCCGCATACATGGCTGAATCCGGAGAGAAAGGTCACAGCCTCCTCATTCGTTCAGCAGGATTGATTCCTTCGATCCAGGCCCTTCCAGGGGAGATTTCCACGATCAACCCGCCCTTTGATTCCACACTCTTCCAGCAGGAATTGACGATGACCCTGCGATGGTACATCAGACAATTTCTCGGGAACACAGCCAGTTCAGAGGTTGAAACTTTCTTTACAGACCTGGCGGAAACCGTGGCCCGGTTTCCGCGAAGATTTCTCCATCGGGACTTTCATGCCAACAATATTCTCGTTTCTCCTGCACAGACAGCTCTTGTCGTGGATGTTCAGGACGCCCGCCTCGGTCCGCGCGGGTATGATCTGGTTTCCCTTCTTCATGAACGTGCAGCTCTGTCTTTTCCTGAAAAGAGTCGCTGGGATTGGATCCGGGAAATCACGGAACAGTGTAACCTGGGTACATGGGATTCAGCGTTGGAGGAGGAATTCCACCTGACGCTGCTTCAACGAAACCTGAAGGCTCTTGGAACTTTCGCACGTCAGGTCATCTCAGGCAGAATGGCGTATAAGAACTTTCTCGAGGGAAGTCAGACTGTCTTGAAATCACTTCTAAACCGTCTCCACCTTTCGGCATTCCGCTCCCGTCTTCTTCCCTGA